One segment of Deinococcus multiflagellatus DNA contains the following:
- a CDS encoding winged helix-turn-helix domain-containing protein: MARILIVDDDPAILDILGAYLRADGHTVLEARDGLHAQRELPGADLAIVDWMLPGQSGLELARQQRRAQPDFPLLLLTARGEEEDRLRGLDAGADDYVTKPFSPREVVARVRALLRRARLGPSVAVAGLSLDEGRRGAQLDGQDLPLSRLEFDLLLTLARHPGFVWSRARLLERVWGPDFPGVERVVDVQMAALRRKLGEQPDQPRFIETVRGVGYRFREDG, from the coding sequence ATGGCCCGCATCCTGATTGTTGACGACGACCCCGCGATTCTGGACATCCTGGGGGCCTACCTGCGCGCCGACGGCCACACGGTGCTCGAAGCCCGCGACGGTCTGCACGCCCAGCGCGAACTGCCGGGCGCGGATCTGGCGATTGTGGACTGGATGCTGCCGGGCCAGAGCGGGCTGGAACTGGCGCGGCAGCAGCGGCGCGCGCAGCCGGACTTTCCGCTGCTGCTGCTGACCGCCCGGGGCGAGGAAGAAGACCGCCTGCGCGGCCTGGACGCCGGCGCCGACGACTACGTGACCAAGCCCTTTTCGCCGCGCGAGGTGGTGGCCCGGGTGCGCGCCCTGCTGCGCCGCGCCCGCCTGGGCCCCAGCGTGGCGGTGGCCGGGCTTTCGCTGGACGAGGGGCGGCGCGGCGCCCAGCTGGACGGCCAGGACCTGCCCCTGTCCCGGCTGGAATTCGACCTGCTGCTGACCCTGGCGCGCCACCCCGGCTTCGTGTGGTCGCGCGCCCGCCTGCTGGAACGGGTGTGGGGCCCGGATTTTCCGGGCGTGGAGCGCGTGGTGGACGTGCAGATGGCCGCCCTGCGCCGCAAACTGGGCGAGCAGCCCGACCAGCCGCGCTTTATCGAGACCGTGCGCGGGGTGGGCTACCGCTTCCGGGAGGACGGATGA
- a CDS encoding DUF305 domain-containing protein: protein MNHRLLALTTLALLLSPLPALAQTDHRMHGGAAMTGSMPSPAALSSLSGRAFDRAYLSMMIAHHQGAVDMARAVQGRVKDAQVKAWVAAVIRDQSKEIAAMTGWLGPLGGLDTARRDQMAGHMKSMVTPLKTAANPDPAFVQGMRPHHASALEMASLALQKSGDSRILKLSRDIVTAQAAELYAFQVWLLRQK from the coding sequence ATGAACCACAGGCTCCTGGCCCTGACCACCCTGGCCCTGCTGCTCTCGCCCCTGCCCGCCCTGGCCCAGACCGACCACCGCATGCACGGCGGCGCGGCCATGACGGGCAGCATGCCCAGCCCCGCCGCGCTGTCTTCCCTGAGCGGGCGCGCCTTTGACCGCGCTTACCTGTCCATGATGATCGCCCACCACCAGGGCGCCGTGGACATGGCCCGCGCGGTGCAGGGCCGGGTGAAAGACGCGCAGGTGAAAGCCTGGGTGGCCGCCGTGATTCGCGACCAGAGCAAGGAAATCGCTGCCATGACCGGTTGGCTTGGCCCACTGGGCGGCCTGGACACCGCGCGGCGCGACCAGATGGCCGGGCACATGAAGAGCATGGTCACGCCCCTGAAAACGGCCGCCAACCCGGACCCCGCCTTCGTGCAGGGCATGCGTCCCCACCACGCCTCGGCGCTGGAGATGGCCAGCCTCGCCCTGCAAAAAAGCGGGGACAGCCGCATCCTGAAACTCTCGCGCGACATCGTCACGGCGCAGGCCGCCGAGCTGTACGCCTTTCAGGTGTGGCTGCTGCGCCAGAAGTAA